A DNA window from Fibrobacter sp. contains the following coding sequences:
- a CDS encoding DUF3108 domain-containing protein — protein sequence MRIPAASAAFFFLLACHSFTIAKVDKVEIKWQDAAKEVDVFLFKQQYIDSVKNVNNVTGPQSSLRFIEKKRPCEPETLVYDVAWGPFKAGFVVLTTEPDPRNRTIRLGGKALSNNFISAFYRMRDYVMSVVDADGLYPVFFEQHLREGKRYKADGYILYDQAGGKTYVQERNFRSLETPQFIHDYISILHYIRAMDFSPGDTFTLNLFIHSKVHPIFFNVREKKTIEVDAGVFNCIRLEPKLAGEGRAFNKRDKLEVWVTDDQYKTPVLIKSKIKFGTINAKLIWKNRSRTQTSG from the coding sequence ATGCGGATACCTGCTGCCAGTGCTGCGTTTTTTTTCCTGCTCGCCTGCCATTCATTTACTATTGCTAAAGTCGATAAAGTGGAGATAAAATGGCAGGATGCCGCAAAAGAGGTCGACGTTTTTCTCTTCAAGCAGCAGTACATCGACTCTGTAAAAAACGTAAACAACGTCACCGGTCCGCAGTCCTCTTTAAGATTTATCGAAAAAAAGAGACCCTGCGAACCGGAAACACTGGTTTATGATGTTGCCTGGGGGCCTTTCAAAGCTGGTTTCGTAGTGCTCACTACTGAGCCCGATCCCCGGAATCGTACAATTCGTCTGGGTGGAAAAGCACTCTCCAACAACTTTATAAGTGCTTTCTACCGCATGCGGGACTATGTGATGTCTGTTGTTGATGCTGACGGGCTCTATCCGGTCTTCTTTGAGCAGCATCTTCGGGAAGGGAAAAGGTATAAAGCTGACGGATACATTCTTTACGACCAGGCCGGGGGCAAAACCTATGTTCAGGAGAGGAATTTCAGAAGTCTTGAAACCCCGCAGTTTATCCATGACTACATATCGATTCTTCATTATATCCGTGCCATGGATTTTTCGCCCGGAGATACTTTTACCCTCAATCTCTTTATCCACTCCAAGGTCCATCCCATTTTTTTCAATGTCAGAGAGAAAAAAACAATCGAAGTGGATGCAGGAGTGTTTAATTGCATACGGCTTGAACCAAAGCTGGCAGGTGAGGGAAGAGCTTTCAACAAGAGAGACAAACTTGAAGTATGGGTTACCGATGACCAATATAAAACGCCGGTGCTGATCAAGTCCAAAATCAAATTCGGTACAATCAATGCCAAACTGATCTGGAAAAATCGTTCCCGAACCCAAACCTCCGGATAA
- a CDS encoding Gx transporter family protein — protein sequence MDPMQSHTENQITPDTIRKAVWLLVAVALNALEFFFPRLPFFPWLKPGLANAVTMIWIIKYGTADAVLYTILRSWISGFYFGFSFLTLALSLSGGITATLAMGAVWRILGSKGLLGTVGIGITGALFHNAGQLVTVYFLVVHNFSVFYQIPFMAAASVLFGSIIGIIVPLVFRILDSMEISGKQRAGFQLRGFAPRHIIGSISLLAFCLLLFIFQDFRIILSLAGLLTLSISLWKRSVKPLIHPLRFWLLFLFIFCMYSFFSFGTRLSWAGFLTSEGMKSAALQIIRVWALLEAGLLLPTLRFNEIMFSMLKKVFQRNDETLAAGIIALEYFPEVIRFVKDRKSRKDLNFFRKPLFSIHEFLTRVQDNVFLTIQQ from the coding sequence ATGGACCCGATGCAGTCACACACTGAAAACCAGATCACCCCGGACACTATCCGTAAAGCCGTCTGGCTGCTTGTTGCCGTGGCTTTAAACGCACTGGAGTTTTTTTTCCCCAGACTGCCATTTTTTCCATGGCTGAAACCAGGTCTCGCGAATGCTGTCACCATGATCTGGATTATCAAATACGGTACTGCCGACGCGGTTCTTTACACAATTCTAAGATCATGGATTTCCGGATTCTACTTTGGCTTCTCCTTTCTTACTCTGGCACTCAGTCTCAGCGGAGGAATCACTGCAACTCTGGCTATGGGTGCAGTGTGGAGAATTCTGGGCAGCAAAGGACTTCTGGGGACTGTCGGGATAGGAATAACGGGTGCGCTGTTTCATAACGCAGGTCAGCTTGTCACAGTGTATTTCCTTGTAGTTCATAATTTTTCTGTCTTTTACCAGATCCCCTTCATGGCAGCAGCATCCGTCCTTTTTGGAAGCATAATCGGGATCATAGTGCCTCTGGTTTTTAGAATCCTTGACTCTATGGAAATCTCCGGGAAACAAAGAGCCGGATTTCAACTCAGGGGTTTTGCTCCCCGTCACATCATCGGGTCAATTTCCCTTCTTGCTTTCTGCCTGCTCCTATTTATTTTTCAGGATTTCAGGATTATCCTGTCTCTGGCTGGTTTGTTAACCCTGTCCATTTCCTTATGGAAACGTTCTGTAAAACCCCTGATTCACCCTCTAAGGTTCTGGCTGCTCTTTCTTTTCATCTTCTGCATGTATTCTTTCTTCTCTTTCGGAACACGCCTGAGCTGGGCCGGCTTTCTGACATCTGAGGGGATGAAATCTGCAGCTTTACAGATTATAAGGGTGTGGGCACTTCTTGAGGCCGGACTTCTTCTCCCGACACTGCGGTTCAATGAGATCATGTTTTCGATGCTGAAAAAAGTCTTCCAGAGAAATGATGAGACATTGGCTGCAGGTATTATCGCTTTGGAATATTTTCCGGAAGTAATAAGGTTTGTTAAGGACAGGAAATCAAGAAAAGACCTGAATTTCTTCAGGAAACCATTGTTTTCCATCCATGAATTCCTTACAAGGGTACAGGATAACGTCTTTTTGACAATCCAGCAATAA
- a CDS encoding AAA domain-containing protein, with amino-acid sequence MKLTIDNVELTLSHPLKGNIEWIGQSESMRQLLACWLVLSDQDFPLVPRIIGPPGIGKTTLAIAAARSRGQDVYVMQCTSDTRPEDLLVTPVLSEQGKISYHASPLLSAVLTGGVGILDEGNRMSEKSWASLAGLFDNRRTVESVVAGITITAHKDFRAAVTMNEDSSTFEIPDYIMSRLQPGIQIPFPDREDELKILKYNIPFSSEEILDLCIEFLQKAHRLDLPYSIRDGINIMRYSLKLGQAERDIKAAEVFNKAVLQILGKEALDMENLAARRKLSGEHLPSMSMGDFFFTDDDELNPDSDENEQ; translated from the coding sequence ATGAAACTGACAATCGATAATGTCGAACTGACACTCTCCCATCCCCTCAAAGGAAATATCGAGTGGATCGGGCAATCTGAGTCTATGCGGCAATTGCTTGCCTGCTGGCTTGTTCTCTCCGATCAGGATTTTCCCCTTGTCCCCCGTATCATCGGACCTCCCGGAATCGGCAAAACCACTCTGGCTATAGCAGCAGCCAGAAGCAGGGGGCAGGATGTTTACGTGATGCAGTGTACTTCCGATACACGTCCGGAAGATCTCCTTGTTACTCCTGTGCTTTCCGAACAGGGCAAAATAAGTTACCATGCCAGCCCTCTGCTTTCAGCGGTACTGACAGGAGGAGTTGGAATTCTGGATGAGGGAAACAGAATGTCGGAGAAGTCCTGGGCTTCTCTGGCTGGTTTGTTTGACAATCGCAGGACAGTGGAATCGGTTGTAGCAGGGATCACTATCACGGCACACAAGGATTTCAGAGCCGCTGTCACCATGAACGAGGACTCCTCTACATTCGAAATCCCGGATTATATCATGTCCAGACTGCAGCCTGGAATCCAGATCCCATTTCCGGACAGAGAAGATGAACTGAAGATCCTGAAATACAACATCCCCTTTTCCAGCGAAGAAATACTGGATCTCTGCATCGAATTTCTCCAGAAAGCACATAGACTAGACCTTCCCTACTCGATCCGTGACGGGATAAACATCATGCGGTACTCCCTGAAACTTGGGCAGGCAGAAAGGGATATCAAAGCAGCGGAGGTTTTCAACAAGGCGGTTTTACAGATTCTCGGCAAGGAAGCGCTTGACATGGAAAACCTGGCCGCCAGAAGAAAACTATCAGGAGAGCACCTCCCTTCGATGAGCATGGGCGATTTTTTCTTCACAGATGATGATGAACTCAATCCAGACTCAGACGAGAATGAGCAGTGA
- a CDS encoding response regulator, which produces MGNVLRVLIIEDSDNDAAILERELRKGGFDLYPRRVYSAEQMCQALQEDIWDVVLSEYMISGFSALEALKVLKENGKDLPFIIVSGKAEEETAVCAMKAGAHDFINKGKLAKLVPVVSRELNDAEVRIKHRAAELDRIQSEEKYRYLVESITDVFFALDMELRCTFWNKAAEKLTGIPVKSALTRKFMELFPEHESVSDLLRAALRSRKPFFSKLTTEKEDCISYFEMNAFPTEHGLSVLLRDVTERKRAEILNYEQLEMKRQLSQTQEIRLLGLLTSGVAHEVRNPLNAISVVLEALFQEIGDNPEYLPYKEHVLVHVDRLKRLMQDLLELGKPIERSKIVSRSITGIIKESVSLWKSTGFHEKAKVVLELDPEENLFVMGDPLELQQVFMNLLENASQHSPEGSEITIVLGKKGKFICIEIIDRGRGINREVLGRIFEPFFTTRKKGTGLGLSIVKHIIEVHKGTITLRNNEPPPGCTVEVLLPSCSDLSLEDQNEPENSSTLLPAL; this is translated from the coding sequence ATGGGAAATGTCCTCCGTGTATTGATAATTGAGGATTCCGACAATGATGCGGCTATTCTTGAAAGAGAATTACGCAAAGGTGGGTTTGACCTTTATCCCAGACGTGTTTACTCTGCGGAACAGATGTGTCAGGCACTTCAGGAAGATATCTGGGATGTAGTGCTTTCAGAATATATGATTTCCGGGTTTAGTGCTCTTGAAGCATTGAAAGTACTTAAAGAAAATGGAAAGGACCTGCCATTTATAATAGTTTCCGGAAAAGCCGAAGAAGAAACAGCAGTTTGTGCCATGAAAGCCGGAGCTCATGATTTTATCAACAAAGGTAAATTGGCAAAGCTTGTACCTGTTGTAAGTCGGGAACTAAATGACGCAGAAGTGCGCATCAAACATAGAGCCGCTGAACTGGACCGCATTCAAAGTGAGGAAAAATACCGTTATCTTGTTGAGAGCATAACCGATGTGTTTTTTGCGCTCGATATGGAACTTCGCTGTACTTTCTGGAACAAAGCAGCGGAAAAATTGACAGGTATACCTGTCAAATCAGCTCTGACCCGTAAATTCATGGAACTTTTTCCTGAGCATGAGTCGGTTTCAGATTTATTGCGTGCTGCCTTAAGAAGCAGAAAACCATTCTTTTCTAAACTTACTACAGAGAAAGAAGACTGTATCAGTTATTTCGAGATGAATGCCTTTCCCACAGAACATGGACTCTCTGTTCTTTTAAGAGATGTAACTGAAAGGAAAAGAGCTGAAATTTTAAATTATGAGCAGTTGGAAATGAAGAGGCAACTGTCTCAGACGCAGGAGATCCGTTTACTTGGGCTCCTCACTTCCGGTGTCGCTCATGAAGTGAGAAATCCTTTAAACGCCATATCTGTGGTGCTGGAGGCTTTGTTTCAGGAAATTGGTGACAATCCCGAATATCTTCCATATAAAGAGCATGTCCTTGTTCATGTGGACAGACTGAAACGATTGATGCAGGATCTTCTTGAACTGGGAAAACCTATAGAGAGATCAAAAATAGTCAGCCGCTCAATTACCGGGATTATAAAAGAATCAGTATCGCTGTGGAAAAGCACTGGTTTTCATGAAAAGGCAAAAGTTGTTCTGGAGCTTGATCCTGAAGAAAACCTGTTCGTGATGGGTGATCCGCTCGAGCTTCAGCAGGTATTCATGAACCTTCTGGAGAACGCTTCTCAACACAGTCCCGAGGGTTCGGAGATAACAATAGTTCTGGGAAAGAAAGGTAAATTCATCTGTATCGAAATTATTGACAGAGGAAGAGGAATAAATAGGGAGGTACTGGGACGGATCTTTGAACCCTTCTTCACAACCCGTAAAAAGGGAACAGGGTTGGGGTTATCTATTGTAAAACATATAATCGAGGTACACAAGGGTACAATAACACTGAGGAATAACGAACCTCCTCCTGGCTGTACAGTTGAGGTTCTGCTGCCATCATGCAGCGATCTGTCCTTAGAGGATCAAAATGAGCCGGAGAACAGCTCCACACTGCTTCCGGCCCTATAA
- a CDS encoding response regulator produces MAFLLRIAQIMKRILLADDEESILLAYKKLLSSNDVAVDTSQTVSEALYRLKEQHYEAVIVDLCLSGTAEMDGLKIVEFVKNLSPQSKVIVLTAFDDNRIREKVIFAGAYCFLEKPVSAFLIRDLLKEIGVYNLD; encoded by the coding sequence ATGGCATTTCTTTTGCGCATTGCTCAGATCATGAAAAGAATTCTTCTGGCTGATGATGAAGAGAGTATCCTTCTTGCCTATAAGAAACTTTTAAGCAGTAATGATGTTGCTGTAGACACGAGCCAGACTGTCTCAGAAGCACTATATCGCCTTAAAGAGCAACATTATGAAGCTGTGATAGTGGATTTGTGTTTGTCCGGGACCGCAGAGATGGATGGGTTGAAGATTGTGGAATTTGTCAAAAACCTTTCTCCACAAAGCAAAGTAATAGTACTTACAGCTTTTGACGACAACAGGATCCGTGAAAAGGTGATATTTGCCGGAGCATATTGCTTTCTTGAAAAACCCGTCTCTGCTTTTCTGATAAGAGATCTGCTCAAAGAAATTGGTGTATATAACCTTGATTGA
- a CDS encoding DUF502 domain-containing protein, which produces MAYIKKLHKKIFAYFIQGLLALLPLIVSGYLLVFLFKMVEDFLKNVLIFLPRVYRDIPFVVISSEVIAGLLLFSLMVLMGFIVKSIIGKAFIQSLDSLFIAIPGLNTIYNAVRQVIDLFVVKKDSFLTKPVLVEYPSPGIWAVAFNTGEMPDSPDNSGRKLFTVFIPTTPNPTSGFLAVVPSEKIFPLNISVEDAVKMVLTGGMVKHPDAATANIRQVLMKTEENI; this is translated from the coding sequence ATGGCTTATATTAAAAAACTGCATAAAAAGATCTTTGCTTATTTCATACAGGGACTGCTTGCCCTTCTCCCCCTGATTGTATCTGGTTACCTGCTTGTTTTCCTTTTCAAGATGGTAGAGGATTTTCTGAAGAATGTCCTGATATTTCTTCCCCGGGTTTACAGAGACATCCCCTTTGTGGTCATTTCCTCAGAGGTTATAGCAGGGTTGCTACTTTTTTCACTGATGGTTCTGATGGGCTTTATCGTGAAGAGCATCATTGGAAAGGCATTTATACAAAGTCTCGATTCCCTGTTTATCGCAATTCCAGGTTTAAACACAATCTATAATGCAGTGCGTCAGGTTATCGATTTGTTTGTGGTAAAGAAGGACAGTTTTCTAACCAAACCCGTTCTTGTGGAATACCCCTCTCCTGGTATCTGGGCTGTAGCCTTCAATACCGGAGAGATGCCCGATTCTCCTGACAACTCCGGCAGGAAATTATTTACCGTCTTTATTCCCACTACCCCCAATCCTACCAGCGGCTTTCTGGCGGTAGTCCCATCGGAGAAGATTTTTCCTCTTAATATAAGTGTAGAAGATGCCGTGAAAATGGTGCTTACCGGAGGCATGGTCAAGCATCCTGATGCAGCTACAGCCAATATCCGGCAAGTATTGATGAAAACTGAAGAAAACATTTAG
- a CDS encoding phosphatase PAP2 family protein yields the protein MEFLLSIDRALFLFFNSQLSCLFLDFFFVTITEPKYWIIPAILGAVLFIRSQKKKALIVLFLAIVTVALTDPISSKVIKPLVGRLRPCHPDVMLEGGIFLQGLRRTFSFPSSHATNIFAQAALFSFFYPGKYIWFFLFASLIGLSRIYIGVHYPFDVLGGAVFGIIIAFGVYRGYLFVIRLYNQKKSPLPEESGVTAE from the coding sequence ATGGAATTTCTCCTCTCAATTGACAGGGCGCTGTTTCTGTTCTTCAACTCGCAGTTGTCCTGCCTATTTCTGGATTTTTTCTTTGTCACTATTACAGAGCCAAAATACTGGATCATTCCTGCAATCCTGGGAGCAGTACTTTTTATCAGATCCCAGAAGAAAAAAGCCCTGATCGTGCTATTTCTGGCAATAGTCACAGTAGCACTTACAGACCCGATTTCTTCCAAAGTAATTAAGCCTCTTGTGGGCAGGCTTAGGCCCTGCCACCCGGATGTAATGCTTGAAGGGGGAATATTCCTCCAGGGTTTGAGGAGAACATTTTCATTCCCTTCATCTCACGCTACGAATATCTTTGCACAAGCTGCACTTTTTTCCTTCTTTTACCCGGGGAAATACATCTGGTTTTTCCTCTTTGCATCTCTTATCGGTTTATCCCGGATTTACATTGGTGTACATTATCCCTTCGATGTTCTCGGTGGAGCGGTTTTCGGAATCATAATTGCATTTGGAGTCTACAGGGGTTATCTCTTCGTAATCAGGCTTTACAATCAAAAAAAGTCCCCTCTGCCTGAGGAAAGCGGCGTAACAGCGGAGTGA
- a CDS encoding acyl carrier protein: protein MESDFLDFTAEYFQVSSDRISLRTRLETLSRDFHDHINFSFEVEKRYGIEFEGEDLDKVHSIRDFITLIKKKVRNTTGDYSKAA from the coding sequence ATGGAAAGTGATTTTCTGGATTTTACTGCTGAATATTTCCAGGTATCCTCTGACAGGATAAGCCTGAGGACAAGGCTTGAGACTCTTAGCAGGGACTTTCACGATCATATTAATTTCAGCTTTGAGGTAGAGAAGAGATACGGCATTGAATTTGAAGGGGAGGATCTGGATAAGGTTCATTCGATAAGAGATTTTATAACCCTTATCAAAAAGAAAGTCCGGAACACCACTGGAGATTACAGCAAGGCAGCCTGA
- a CDS encoding response regulator, with translation MDKKRILVVDDEEAILLAFRKLLSRPNVEVDTCECIEDAKRNLDSIYYDAVIADLRLSGTLGQEGFEIISHIRSKSKETRIALITAYGSSGTLEKAMSLGADFYFEKPVSMQNLNEVLKSIGIRES, from the coding sequence ATGGATAAAAAACGCATTTTAGTGGTAGATGACGAGGAGGCAATTCTCCTTGCGTTCCGGAAACTCCTCAGCCGCCCCAATGTGGAAGTGGACACATGTGAATGCATTGAGGACGCAAAGAGAAACCTGGATTCAATCTACTATGATGCGGTTATAGCTGACCTCAGGCTCTCAGGTACTCTTGGACAAGAGGGATTTGAAATTATCTCTCATATCAGAAGTAAATCAAAGGAAACCAGAATTGCTCTTATAACAGCCTATGGCAGCAGCGGGACGCTTGAGAAAGCCATGAGCCTCGGTGCAGATTTCTATTTTGAAAAGCCGGTTTCGATGCAGAACCTTAATGAAGTGCTTAAAAGCATTGGAATCAGAGAATCATGA
- a CDS encoding NusG domain II-containing protein, giving the protein MIPLRRFTWVDAILIVLVLSGAVFTFPVLKSVTPGRVVINRGNHILAEYPVDKDRIFEVTGENGPLTIMIKQGKVSVLSSPCPHQICVLSGSISHARSQIVCVPNRILISIKASEKNGPDAVTH; this is encoded by the coding sequence ATGATTCCGCTGAGGCGTTTTACCTGGGTAGATGCCATACTGATTGTCCTTGTACTTTCAGGAGCAGTGTTTACCTTTCCGGTGCTTAAATCAGTAACTCCCGGAAGAGTTGTGATAAACAGAGGAAACCATATCCTGGCGGAATACCCTGTTGACAAAGACAGAATTTTCGAAGTAACCGGTGAAAACGGCCCTCTGACAATCATGATAAAGCAGGGTAAGGTTTCGGTTCTCAGTTCCCCCTGCCCTCACCAGATCTGTGTCCTTTCCGGCTCGATCAGCCATGCCAGAAGCCAAATCGTTTGTGTTCCCAACCGGATACTGATCTCAATCAAGGCATCAGAGAAAAATGGACCCGATGCAGTCACACACTGA
- the gmd gene encoding GDP-mannose 4,6-dehydratase, producing MKKTALITGITGQDGSYLTELLLEKGYEVHGMIRRASYFNRRRIDHLYKDPHGKSTSLFLHYGDMSDSSNMNRMLEKVQPDEIYNLAAQSHVRVSFEVPEYTADVDAVGTLRLLDALKETGLKCRFYQASTSELYGKVQEVPQSEKTPFYPRSPYAVAKLYAYWIVINYREAYNLHASNGILFNHESPRRGESFVTRKITIGASSIKAGKKDCLYMGNVDARRDWGYAPDFVKAMWLMLQQDRPDDYVIATGEMHSVREFIEKAFGLLSMPIEWNGKGVEETGIDTNSGKVVVRIDPKYYRPTEVEQLLGDSNKARKALGWKPEVNFDQLVEIMVRADYDSIMKGSNEV from the coding sequence ATGAAGAAAACCGCTTTGATTACAGGAATTACCGGCCAGGATGGATCTTATCTTACAGAGCTGCTTCTGGAAAAAGGTTATGAGGTCCATGGAATGATCAGGCGTGCCAGTTACTTCAACAGGCGCAGGATCGACCATCTTTACAAAGATCCTCATGGAAAAAGCACCAGCCTTTTCCTTCATTACGGCGATATGTCAGACAGCAGCAACATGAACCGTATGTTAGAGAAGGTGCAGCCCGATGAGATCTACAATCTGGCTGCTCAATCACATGTCAGGGTTTCTTTTGAAGTTCCGGAATATACTGCAGATGTTGATGCGGTAGGTACACTGAGACTTCTGGATGCCCTAAAGGAGACCGGCTTGAAATGCCGGTTCTATCAGGCATCCACATCAGAACTTTATGGAAAGGTACAGGAGGTCCCTCAGAGCGAGAAGACACCATTTTATCCGCGTTCACCATACGCGGTTGCTAAACTTTACGCCTACTGGATAGTTATAAACTACAGGGAAGCTTATAACCTGCATGCGTCCAACGGAATTCTCTTCAATCATGAGTCACCCCGCAGAGGAGAGAGCTTTGTCACCCGTAAAATCACCATCGGGGCATCATCTATCAAGGCCGGAAAGAAAGACTGCCTGTACATGGGAAATGTCGATGCCAGACGTGACTGGGGATATGCTCCGGATTTTGTTAAGGCGATGTGGTTAATGCTACAGCAGGACAGGCCTGATGATTATGTGATCGCTACCGGAGAGATGCATTCTGTCAGAGAATTTATTGAAAAGGCATTTGGATTGCTCTCTATGCCTATCGAATGGAATGGCAAAGGTGTTGAGGAGACCGGTATCGACACCAATAGCGGGAAAGTAGTGGTGCGTATCGATCCCAAGTATTACCGTCCCACGGAAGTCGAACAGCTTCTGGGGGATTCAAACAAGGCAAGAAAGGCTCTGGGATGGAAACCGGAAGTCAACTTTGACCAACTGGTGGAAATTATGGTCAGGGCCGATTACGATTCTATAATGAAAGGTAGTAACGAAGTATAA
- a CDS encoding low specificity L-threonine aldolase, which yields MPPEARPQFASDNCSGICPEALDSMIRANHGYSESYGEDIWTRKASDAIREFFQCDCDVFFVFNGTAANSLALSSICRPYHSIICHEMAHIETDECGSPEFFSNGAKLLTVPGANGKIDLSAVEARIVKRKDIHYPRPHVLSITQSTEAGTVYSPEELQSINKLARKYGLFIHMDGARFANAVASLKVHPSEISWKSGVDVLCLGGTKNGLAYSEAVVFFNRSLATDFEYHCKQAGQLASKMRFMTAPWVDLIESRTWLKNAENANHYARLLSERLSGFKEIRVMYPPEANAVFVSMESNLEKELRDRGWIFHNFFATGCSRFMCSWNTREEDIEMLCEDIRQITRS from the coding sequence ATGCCTCCCGAGGCCAGACCTCAATTTGCAAGTGATAACTGTTCCGGAATCTGCCCTGAAGCGCTCGATTCCATGATCAGAGCCAATCATGGTTACAGCGAGTCCTATGGAGAAGATATCTGGACCAGGAAGGCCTCAGATGCCATCAGGGAGTTTTTTCAGTGCGATTGTGATGTCTTCTTTGTGTTTAATGGCACAGCGGCAAACTCCCTTGCTCTCTCCTCTATCTGCCGTCCATACCATAGCATAATCTGCCATGAGATGGCACACATAGAAACAGATGAGTGTGGAAGCCCCGAATTTTTCTCCAATGGAGCCAAGCTCCTTACTGTTCCTGGTGCAAATGGGAAAATCGATCTCAGCGCGGTTGAGGCAAGAATTGTCAAAAGGAAAGATATTCACTACCCGAGACCTCATGTGCTAAGTATCACACAATCTACAGAAGCCGGAACTGTATATTCTCCGGAAGAGCTCCAGTCGATTAACAAGCTGGCACGGAAATACGGGCTTTTTATTCACATGGATGGAGCACGGTTTGCAAATGCCGTAGCTTCTCTGAAAGTACACCCCTCGGAGATCTCCTGGAAATCAGGTGTGGATGTTCTCTGCCTGGGGGGCACCAAAAACGGTCTTGCATACAGTGAGGCTGTGGTGTTTTTCAACCGCAGTCTTGCCACAGACTTCGAATATCATTGCAAGCAGGCTGGACAACTGGCATCAAAAATGCGTTTCATGACTGCCCCCTGGGTAGATCTTATAGAGAGTAGGACCTGGCTTAAGAATGCTGAAAATGCCAATCATTATGCAAGATTACTTTCTGAACGTCTCAGCGGCTTTAAAGAGATCAGGGTGATGTATCCGCCTGAAGCAAATGCTGTGTTTGTAAGCATGGAGAGTAATTTGGAAAAAGAGCTTAGAGACCGGGGTTGGATTTTTCACAACTTTTTTGCAACGGGCTGCAGTCGCTTCATGTGTTCCTGGAATACAAGAGAAGAAGATATAGAGATGCTTTGTGAAGATATCCGCCAGATCACCAGATCATGA
- a CDS encoding calcium/sodium antiporter translates to MIAAMILAGLVLLYFGAEGLVRGSASLALKFGMTPLMVGLTVAAFGTSSPELVVSAKAAYNGLGDIVVGNVVGSNIFNVAVILGFAALVRPLKVKNQILRTDAPIMIAVSLVLVLFLRDRVISRPEAAILATGIIAYIILSVHLSRKENASADIPVSTGKSPLLDLLFVVAGLGMLIAGSNLLVNGTVKLATYLGVSQAVIGLTIVAAGTSFPELATSVVAGIRGEDDIAIGNIIGSNIFNILCILGVAPFFGQVKTGGIQVLDLAFMLGTSALLLPLMWPKLRIGRAGGMLLVLLYGSYLFLIWPK, encoded by the coding sequence ATGATTGCAGCCATGATTTTAGCGGGTCTGGTGTTACTTTATTTTGGTGCAGAGGGTCTTGTCAGGGGCAGTGCTTCGCTGGCTCTGAAATTCGGGATGACTCCACTGATGGTTGGGTTGACGGTTGCAGCATTCGGAACAAGTTCCCCGGAGCTTGTTGTCAGTGCCAAGGCAGCCTACAACGGTCTCGGAGATATAGTAGTGGGAAATGTAGTCGGCTCCAACATATTCAATGTAGCGGTTATTCTGGGTTTTGCCGCTTTGGTGAGACCACTGAAAGTCAAGAATCAGATTTTAAGAACCGATGCCCCGATAATGATAGCAGTGTCTTTAGTGCTGGTCCTGTTTTTAAGGGACAGGGTGATCTCCAGACCTGAAGCGGCGATATTAGCCACTGGTATTATCGCTTATATAATTCTTTCGGTTCATCTTTCCAGAAAAGAAAATGCTTCTGCGGACATCCCCGTCAGTACCGGTAAATCCCCTCTTCTTGATCTCCTGTTTGTGGTTGCCGGATTGGGTATGCTTATTGCCGGTTCAAATTTACTGGTGAATGGAACTGTCAAGCTGGCCACATACCTGGGGGTAAGTCAGGCTGTAATCGGTTTGACCATTGTCGCGGCAGGAACCAGCTTTCCTGAACTGGCCACATCGGTGGTTGCCGGGATACGGGGGGAAGATGACATTGCGATAGGAAACATAATCGGGTCCAATATTTTTAACATACTCTGTATTCTGGGAGTGGCCCCGTTTTTTGGTCAGGTTAAGACTGGAGGAATCCAGGTTCTGGATCTTGCATTTATGCTTGGCACTTCGGCACTTCTTTTGCCTCTGATGTGGCCAAAACTCAGGATCGGACGCGCGGGAGGTATGCTTTTAGTATTGTTATACGGCAGCTATCTTTTCCTTATCTGGCCCAAATAG